A section of the Agromyces aurantiacus genome encodes:
- a CDS encoding pseudouridine synthase has product MTTSEHAGDAGDLPGGVRLQKALAAAGVASRRVAENLIVEGRVEVNGRVVTELGTRIDPVADQVAVDGTAVQLDQDKRYFMLNKPRGVVSSMRDEQGRPDLRRFTDPLEVRVFNVGRLDGDTSGLLLLTNDGELAHVLAHPSFGVEKTYIAKVRGRMTPQTLQQLKRGVELEDGPIRADRAKILQPQPDSGHTMVEITLHSGRNRIVRRMLDAVGHPVVELVRRQFGPLHLGTLKSGAVRELSKIELGQLLTIARAADAGRKGKR; this is encoded by the coding sequence GTGACCACGTCTGAGCATGCCGGCGACGCCGGCGACCTGCCCGGGGGCGTCCGGCTCCAGAAGGCGCTCGCCGCGGCGGGCGTCGCGAGCCGCCGCGTCGCCGAGAACCTCATCGTCGAGGGCCGGGTCGAGGTGAACGGCCGCGTCGTGACCGAGCTCGGCACGCGCATCGACCCCGTCGCCGACCAGGTCGCCGTCGACGGCACGGCCGTGCAGCTCGACCAGGACAAGCGCTACTTCATGCTGAACAAGCCGCGCGGCGTCGTCTCGTCGATGCGCGACGAGCAGGGCCGGCCCGACCTGCGCCGCTTCACCGACCCGCTCGAGGTGCGCGTGTTCAACGTCGGCCGGCTCGACGGCGACACGAGCGGCCTGCTGCTGCTCACGAACGACGGCGAGCTCGCGCACGTGCTCGCGCACCCGTCGTTCGGCGTCGAGAAGACCTACATCGCCAAGGTGCGGGGGCGGATGACGCCGCAGACGCTGCAGCAGCTCAAGCGCGGCGTCGAGCTCGAGGACGGCCCGATCCGCGCCGACCGCGCGAAGATCCTGCAGCCGCAGCCCGACTCGGGCCACACCATGGTCGAGATCACGCTGCACTCGGGGCGCAACCGCATCGTGCGGCGCATGCTCGACGCGGTCGGCCATCCGGTGGTCGAGCTCGTGCGGCGCCAGTTCGGGCCGCTGCACCTCGGCACGCTCAAGTCGGGCGCCGTGCGCGAGTTGTCTAAGATCGAACTCGGCCAGCTCCTGACCATCGCGCGGGCGGCGGATGCCGGCCGGAAGGGGAAGCGCTGA
- a CDS encoding prephenate dehydrogenase yields MPAGRGSADVVESRLIGPVRVVGAGLLGTSVALGLRARGIDVILADASPTHVAIAVDLGAGRPARADDAPQLIVVAVPPDVTARVVGEELAAFPDAIVTDVASVKAGILSELVAAGADVSRYIGSHPLAGRERGGPLAARADLFAGRPWVVAAHDEISYRRASAIDDLILDLGATLVEMTPEEHDRGVALISHVPQVVSSIMARRFIDAPNAALGLAGQGVRDVTRIAASDPDLWVQILGANAASVREILLAYRDDLDRFIDALADPTAPGARRRVAEELTGGNTGVERLPGKHGTDKRFTTVVVMVDDRPGQLARLLAEVGEIGVNLEDLRLEHSPGRQVGLAEIAVLPEAADRLTTELAERGWRIAG; encoded by the coding sequence ATGCCGGCCGGAAGGGGAAGCGCTGACGTGGTCGAGTCACGGCTCATCGGTCCCGTGCGCGTCGTCGGCGCCGGCCTGCTCGGCACGAGCGTCGCGCTCGGGCTGCGCGCACGCGGCATCGACGTGATCCTCGCCGACGCGTCGCCCACGCACGTCGCCATCGCGGTCGACCTCGGCGCGGGGCGCCCCGCGCGAGCCGACGACGCCCCGCAGCTCATCGTCGTGGCGGTACCGCCGGATGTCACGGCGCGCGTCGTCGGCGAGGAGCTCGCCGCGTTCCCCGACGCGATCGTCACCGATGTCGCGAGCGTCAAGGCGGGCATCCTCTCCGAGCTCGTCGCGGCCGGCGCGGACGTCTCGCGCTACATCGGCTCGCACCCGCTCGCCGGGCGCGAGCGCGGCGGCCCGCTCGCGGCGCGCGCCGACCTGTTCGCGGGTCGCCCTTGGGTGGTCGCCGCGCACGACGAGATCAGCTACCGGCGCGCGAGCGCGATCGACGACCTCATCCTCGACCTCGGCGCGACGCTCGTCGAGATGACCCCGGAGGAGCACGACCGCGGCGTCGCGCTCATCTCGCACGTGCCGCAGGTGGTCTCGAGCATCATGGCGCGCCGGTTCATCGACGCGCCGAACGCCGCGCTCGGCCTCGCCGGGCAGGGCGTGCGCGATGTCACGCGCATCGCCGCGAGCGACCCCGACCTGTGGGTCCAGATCCTCGGCGCCAACGCGGCATCCGTCCGCGAGATCCTGCTGGCCTACCGCGACGACCTCGACCGGTTCATCGACGCGCTCGCCGACCCCACCGCTCCCGGCGCCCGTCGTCGCGTGGCCGAGGAGCTGACCGGCGGCAACACGGGCGTCGAGCGATTGCCCGGCAAGCACGGCACCGACAAGCGCTTCACGACCGTCGTCGTCATGGTCGACGACCGACCGGGCCAGCTCGCGCGCCTGCTCGCCGAGGTCGGCGAGATCGGCGTCAACCTCGAAGACCTCCGCCTCGAGCACTCGCCCGGCCGCCAGGTCGGCCTCGCCGAGATCGCCGTGCTCCCCGAGGCGGCGGACCGACTCACCACCGAGCTGGCCGAACGCGGCTGGCGGATCGCAGGATAG
- the cmk gene encoding (d)CMP kinase has translation MQHETHPLEYPFVVAVDGPAGSGKSSVSKEVARRLGWAFLDTGAAYRALAWHATASHVDTDDAASVAAALDSFAYRIDTDPYGYRVHVGDVDVTEAIREPGISAVVSAVARVPEVRTHLIEVFRAIIAAEGREGIVVEGRDITTVVAPDAPVRILLTAAEEVRMARRAKELEGHSAEATGAQLRARDRADAKVVDFMNAAEGVTTVDSTDLDFDATVEAVIAVIRDAQVRTG, from the coding sequence GTGCAGCACGAGACCCACCCCCTCGAGTACCCCTTCGTCGTGGCCGTCGACGGCCCGGCCGGCAGCGGCAAGTCGAGCGTGTCGAAGGAGGTGGCCCGCCGACTCGGCTGGGCCTTCCTCGACACGGGCGCCGCCTACCGGGCGCTCGCCTGGCACGCCACGGCGTCGCACGTCGACACCGACGATGCGGCCTCCGTCGCCGCCGCACTCGACTCGTTCGCCTACCGCATCGACACCGACCCGTACGGGTACCGCGTGCACGTCGGCGACGTCGACGTGACCGAGGCCATCCGCGAGCCGGGCATCTCGGCGGTCGTCAGCGCCGTGGCGCGCGTGCCCGAGGTGCGCACCCACCTCATCGAGGTGTTCCGCGCGATCATCGCGGCCGAGGGCCGCGAGGGCATCGTCGTCGAGGGTCGCGACATCACGACGGTGGTCGCGCCCGATGCGCCCGTTCGCATCCTGCTGACGGCGGCCGAGGAGGTCCGGATGGCGCGCCGCGCGAAGGAGCTCGAGGGCCACTCCGCCGAGGCGACGGGCGCCCAGCTGCGGGCTCGCGATCGCGCCGACGCGAAGGTCGTCGACTTCATGAACGCCGCCGAGGGCGTCACGACCGTGGACTCGACCGACCTCGACTTCGACGCCACCGTCGAGGCGGTGATCGCCGTGATCCGCGACGCTCAGGTTCGAACTGGTTGA
- the der gene encoding ribosome biogenesis GTPase Der, with protein MTDRDDEFDATDDDLAERLAGVDEDLAEQRAAALRSGLEDYDLDEDDLGLLELSEEGEEGIRYLPALPVIAIVGRPNVGKSALVNRILGRREAVVEDTPGVTRDRVSYKGEWLDRRFTLVDTGGWEPDAKGIDASVAAQAEVAIDLSDVVLFVVDATVGATATDEHVVRLLRKTKKPVFLVANKVDDARQEPEAAALWNLGLGEPYPVSALHGRGVADLLDEVFKVLPQVSAVAKEEFGGPRRVAILGRPNVGKSSLLNKAAREERVVVNELAGTTRDPVDEQIELGGKIWRFVDTAGIRRRVHLQQGADFYASLRTQAALEKAEVAVVLLDVSQPISEQDVRIIDLVLESGRALVLAYNKWDLLDDDRRRYLEREIEQDLHHVQWAPRVNISAKTGRHLEKLVPALETALESWDTRIPTGKFNAFLTELVQAHPHPLRGGKQPRILFGTQASTRPPTFVLFTTGFLDPGYRRFIQRRLREIYGFQGTPIVLNMRVRERRQR; from the coding sequence ATGACCGACCGCGACGACGAGTTCGACGCCACCGACGACGACCTCGCCGAGCGCCTCGCCGGCGTCGACGAGGACCTCGCCGAGCAGCGGGCGGCGGCGCTGCGCTCGGGCCTCGAGGACTACGACCTCGATGAGGACGACCTCGGCCTGCTCGAGCTCTCCGAGGAGGGCGAGGAGGGCATCCGCTACCTGCCCGCGCTGCCGGTCATCGCGATCGTGGGGCGGCCGAACGTCGGCAAGTCGGCGCTCGTGAACCGCATCCTCGGCCGCCGTGAGGCCGTCGTCGAAGACACGCCCGGCGTCACGCGCGACCGCGTCTCGTACAAGGGGGAGTGGCTCGACCGCCGGTTCACGCTCGTCGACACCGGCGGGTGGGAGCCCGACGCGAAGGGCATCGACGCGTCGGTGGCCGCGCAGGCCGAGGTCGCGATCGACCTCTCCGATGTCGTGCTGTTCGTCGTCGACGCCACGGTCGGCGCGACCGCGACCGACGAGCACGTCGTGCGGCTGCTGCGCAAGACGAAGAAGCCCGTGTTCCTCGTCGCCAACAAGGTCGACGACGCGCGCCAGGAGCCCGAGGCGGCGGCGCTCTGGAACCTCGGCCTGGGCGAGCCGTACCCCGTGTCGGCGCTGCACGGCCGCGGCGTCGCCGACCTGCTCGACGAAGTGTTCAAGGTCCTCCCGCAGGTCTCGGCGGTGGCGAAGGAGGAGTTCGGCGGCCCCCGCCGGGTCGCCATCCTCGGCCGGCCGAACGTCGGCAAGTCGAGCCTGCTCAACAAGGCCGCGCGTGAGGAGCGGGTGGTCGTCAACGAGCTCGCCGGCACAACGCGCGACCCCGTCGACGAGCAGATCGAGCTGGGCGGCAAGATCTGGCGCTTCGTCGACACCGCCGGCATCCGCCGTCGCGTGCACCTGCAGCAGGGCGCCGACTTCTACGCGTCGCTGCGCACGCAGGCGGCCCTCGAGAAGGCCGAGGTCGCGGTCGTGCTGCTCGATGTCTCGCAGCCGATCTCCGAGCAGGACGTGCGCATCATCGACCTCGTGCTCGAGTCGGGCCGCGCGCTGGTGCTCGCGTACAACAAGTGGGACCTCCTCGACGACGACCGCCGCCGCTACCTCGAGCGCGAGATCGAGCAGGACCTCCACCACGTCCAGTGGGCGCCGCGCGTGAACATCTCCGCGAAGACGGGCCGTCACCTCGAGAAGCTCGTGCCCGCCCTCGAGACCGCGCTCGAGTCGTGGGACACCCGCATCCCGACCGGCAAGTTCAACGCGTTCCTCACCGAGCTCGTGCAGGCGCACCCGCACCCGCTGCGCGGCGGGAAGCAGCCCCGCATCCTGTTCGGCACGCAGGCCTCGACGCGGCCCCCGACGTTCGTGCTGTTCACGACCGGGTTCCTCGACCCCGGCTACCGCCGATTCATCCAGCGCCGACTGCGTGAGATCTACGGCTTCCAGGGCACGCCGATCGTGCTCAACATGCGCGTCCGCGAGCGGCGGCAGCGGTAG
- a CDS encoding DUF167 domain-containing protein, whose amino-acid sequence MELTVRVKPGSRRGPLVEPTPGDPAASLTVHVRERAVDGAANAGVVAALAAHFGVPRRDVEIVRGHTARIKRVRVGGA is encoded by the coding sequence ATGGAGCTGACCGTCCGGGTCAAGCCCGGCAGCCGGCGCGGCCCGCTGGTCGAGCCGACGCCCGGCGACCCGGCGGCCTCGCTCACGGTGCACGTGCGGGAGCGGGCCGTCGACGGCGCCGCCAACGCGGGCGTGGTCGCGGCGCTCGCCGCGCATTTCGGGGTGCCGCGCCGCGATGTCGAGATCGTGCGCGGGCACACTGCGCGTATCAAGCGCGTACGGGTGGGCGGAGCCTGA
- a CDS encoding YqjF family protein: protein MDAPPTSPPPLPGRVLLEQHWRDLVFLHWRVEPERVAPYLPPGTRPDVIDGATWVGLIPFVLADTRFPPLPALHRLGTFVEVNVRLYARDELGRRGVVFRTLEAGRLLPVVAARVGFGLPYHWARARVARRVGAAGLELDFRSRRHGVRGPSTHVRARLGAPLDASAPDAELAAFLTARWGYHERHLGRTMWARNTHAQWPLVRAELLLLEDQLLAASGFPELASRPPDSVLASSGVRTAFSRPRPIEARGWSFQPIRLRPPVRA, encoded by the coding sequence GTGGACGCACCTCCGACGAGCCCGCCGCCGCTCCCCGGGCGGGTCCTGCTCGAGCAGCACTGGCGCGACCTCGTGTTCCTGCACTGGCGCGTGGAGCCCGAACGCGTCGCGCCGTACCTGCCGCCGGGCACGCGCCCCGACGTGATCGACGGCGCCACGTGGGTCGGGCTCATCCCGTTCGTGCTCGCCGACACGCGCTTCCCGCCGTTGCCCGCGCTGCACCGGCTCGGCACGTTCGTCGAGGTGAACGTGCGCCTCTATGCGCGCGACGAGCTCGGTCGGCGAGGCGTCGTCTTCCGCACCCTCGAGGCCGGTCGACTGCTGCCGGTGGTCGCGGCGCGCGTCGGATTCGGCCTCCCGTACCACTGGGCGCGCGCACGCGTGGCCCGGCGCGTTGGCGCCGCGGGCCTCGAACTCGACTTCCGGAGCCGACGACACGGCGTCCGCGGTCCGTCGACCCATGTCCGTGCGCGGCTCGGCGCGCCGCTGGATGCGAGCGCGCCCGACGCGGAGCTCGCGGCGTTCCTCACCGCCCGCTGGGGCTACCACGAGCGGCACCTGGGCCGAACGATGTGGGCGCGCAACACGCACGCCCAGTGGCCGCTCGTGCGCGCCGAGCTGCTGCTGCTCGAGGATCAGCTTCTCGCCGCATCCGGGTTCCCCGAGCTCGCGAGCCGACCACCCGACTCCGTGCTGGCCTCGTCGGGCGTGCGCACGGCGTTCAGCCGCCCGCGCCCCATCGAGGCGCGCGGCTGGTCGTTCCAGCCGATCAGGCTCCGCCCACCCGTACGCGCTTGA
- a CDS encoding nitroreductase/quinone reductase family protein, whose product MTSGGGILGDGVIAWLSHLHGWVIRVTGGRFGWRLGGMPTVELHTVGRRTGLPRATILSAPVLERGRVVLVASMGGSDRHPAWYLNLVAHPDAVLVLRRETRVVRARTATAEEKAELWPRITAAYPGYARYQRRTRRDIPVVVCESRPDGAP is encoded by the coding sequence ATGACCTCCGGCGGTGGGATCCTCGGCGACGGCGTCATCGCGTGGCTCTCGCACCTGCACGGGTGGGTGATCCGCGTGACGGGCGGTCGGTTCGGCTGGCGTCTCGGCGGCATGCCGACGGTCGAACTGCACACGGTCGGCCGGCGCACCGGACTGCCTCGTGCCACGATCCTGTCCGCCCCGGTCCTCGAGCGCGGGCGCGTCGTGCTCGTGGCGTCGATGGGCGGATCCGACCGCCATCCGGCGTGGTACCTGAACCTCGTGGCGCATCCCGACGCCGTGCTCGTGCTGCGGCGCGAGACGCGCGTGGTCCGCGCTCGCACGGCGACCGCGGAGGAGAAGGCCGAGCTGTGGCCGCGCATCACGGCCGCGTACCCGGGCTACGCCCGCTACCAGCGGCGGACGCGCCGCGACATCCCCGTCGTGGTCTGCGAGTCCCGCCCGGACGGTGCGCCCTAG
- a CDS encoding CHAD domain-containing protein: MTDREVARLPSDADAGTAALAALRAIAQRMSELEPAALADEPDAVHQLRTQVRRLRSLLGAFGPVFDPSATTALRRRYGEFGRELGTVRDIEVRIQVAERSLEDASEHDPHRDVVADPDQAAAVRERLVDDEVEAHRLAHARFVERQAMPRAEARRDALAAFLAAPTVTPLAAGAAREVLGELIEGEARRALRRVRRLGRHPEPEALHDVRKAGRRLRYAAESVVDEPLALFGDRATKLAQAGEALHDVLGDHRDEVLFAEHVRRAGAHASHAGEPSAAFEALAAAADERARERLEQLDDAIDDLRSAAVAWAQR; this comes from the coding sequence ATGACCGACCGCGAGGTTGCCCGGCTCCCGTCCGACGCGGACGCGGGCACGGCCGCGCTCGCGGCGCTCCGCGCGATCGCCCAGCGGATGTCGGAACTCGAGCCGGCGGCCCTCGCCGACGAGCCCGACGCGGTGCACCAGCTGCGCACGCAGGTGCGCCGCCTGCGGAGCCTGCTCGGCGCATTCGGGCCCGTGTTCGATCCGTCGGCGACCACGGCGCTCCGTCGACGATACGGCGAGTTCGGTCGCGAACTCGGCACGGTGCGCGACATCGAGGTGCGCATCCAGGTCGCCGAGCGCTCGCTGGAGGACGCCTCCGAGCACGATCCGCATCGCGACGTGGTCGCCGACCCCGACCAGGCGGCCGCCGTCCGCGAACGCCTCGTCGATGACGAGGTCGAGGCCCATCGGCTCGCGCACGCGAGGTTCGTCGAACGGCAGGCGATGCCTCGCGCGGAGGCTCGGCGTGACGCGCTCGCGGCCTTCCTCGCGGCGCCGACCGTGACGCCGCTCGCCGCGGGAGCGGCGAGGGAGGTGCTGGGCGAGCTCATCGAGGGCGAGGCGCGCCGCGCGCTCAGGCGGGTGCGGCGATTGGGCCGGCATCCCGAACCCGAGGCGCTCCACGACGTCCGCAAGGCCGGTCGGCGGCTGCGATACGCCGCGGAATCCGTCGTCGACGAGCCGCTCGCGCTGTTCGGTGATCGGGCGACGAAGCTCGCGCAGGCCGGCGAGGCGTTGCACGACGTGCTCGGCGACCACCGTGACGAGGTGCTGTTCGCCGAGCACGTGCGCCGGGCCGGCGCGCACGCGTCGCATGCGGGGGAGCCGTCCGCCGCGTTCGAGGCGCTCGCCGCGGCCGCCGACGAGCGGGCACGTGAGCGGCTGGAGCAGCTCGACGACGCCATCGACGACCTCCGCTCGGCCGCGGTCGCGTGGGCGCAGCGCTGA
- a CDS encoding GNAT family N-acetyltransferase gives MVSDPTTNTSTLRIVPAREAPFADVASVFGTRGDPAGCWCQWYKLPRADFEKATRDELRDRLAGQLDAPGPGPGLLAYEGETPVGWCAIEPRPALARLPRSRIGAASPDDDFADGGVWAVSCFVIPREFRRRGVAASLAEAAVEHARRHGAHVLEAYAVDPTAREKVPAADLFPGTVSMYRSAGFTEVARPTPHRVVMQRRLDD, from the coding sequence ATGGTGAGCGACCCGACGACGAACACGTCCACCCTGCGCATCGTCCCGGCGCGCGAGGCGCCCTTCGCCGACGTGGCGTCGGTGTTCGGCACGCGCGGCGACCCGGCCGGGTGCTGGTGCCAGTGGTACAAGCTGCCCCGTGCCGACTTCGAGAAGGCGACCCGCGACGAGCTCCGCGACCGGCTCGCGGGGCAGCTCGATGCGCCGGGCCCCGGCCCGGGCCTGCTCGCCTACGAGGGCGAGACGCCCGTCGGCTGGTGCGCGATCGAGCCCCGCCCGGCGCTCGCACGACTGCCGCGGAGCCGGATCGGGGCTGCCTCGCCCGACGACGACTTCGCCGACGGCGGCGTGTGGGCCGTGTCGTGCTTCGTGATCCCGCGCGAGTTCCGTCGGCGCGGCGTCGCCGCCTCGCTCGCCGAGGCGGCGGTCGAACACGCGCGGCGACACGGCGCGCATGTGCTCGAGGCGTACGCGGTCGATCCGACCGCGCGGGAGAAGGTCCCCGCCGCCGATCTCTTCCCCGGCACGGTCTCGATGTACCGGTCGGCCGGTTTCACCGAGGTGGCTCGGCCCACGCCCCACCGCGTCGTCATGCAGCGCCGGCTCGACGACTGA
- a CDS encoding nitroreductase family deazaflavin-dependent oxidoreductase, with the protein MVLRKPGPAVAWFNRMPVYAYRAHLGRIMGPRFVMITALGRSTGALRRTVVEAFAVGAVPDDDALPVLHVVASRGRRSDWYANATAGGRVRVDWMSRRGRADVHRLDVDERAALLTDYALRRPKAAALLTHGVLDEAFTGDPAQLRRLAGQVRALRLEPVASAAAADVAPER; encoded by the coding sequence ATGGTCCTCCGCAAGCCCGGCCCGGCGGTCGCCTGGTTCAATCGCATGCCGGTGTACGCCTATCGGGCGCACCTCGGGCGCATCATGGGACCGCGGTTCGTGATGATCACCGCGCTGGGCCGCAGCACGGGCGCACTGCGGCGCACGGTCGTCGAGGCGTTCGCCGTCGGCGCCGTGCCCGACGACGACGCCCTCCCGGTCCTGCACGTGGTCGCGAGCCGCGGCCGCCGCAGCGACTGGTACGCGAACGCCACGGCGGGCGGGCGCGTGCGCGTGGACTGGATGTCGCGCAGGGGCCGGGCCGACGTGCACCGCCTCGACGTCGATGAGCGTGCCGCGCTCCTCACGGACTACGCACTCCGGCGGCCGAAGGCCGCGGCCCTGCTCACGCACGGCGTGCTCGACGAGGCGTTCACGGGCGATCCGGCGCAGCTGCGTCGGCTCGCCGGGCAGGTGCGCGCGCTCCGGCTGGAACCGGTCGCCTCGGCGGCAGCCGCGGATGTCGCACCCGAGCGGTAG
- a CDS encoding MarR family winged helix-turn-helix transcriptional regulator — MAPEPTVLDRLLEISELFQRDLAREFDGTSLTTARTRVLWELAHSGPSTQQALAGRLDVSPRNITGLVDALEETGYVERAPHPADRRAVLVTLTPSAAELMREMQRDHEELGATLLAAVAPDDRDALVRGIEAITARLRDLVAAAEAGRATGGTGGPR; from the coding sequence ATGGCGCCCGAACCGACCGTCCTCGACCGACTCCTCGAGATCAGCGAGCTCTTCCAGCGCGATCTCGCTCGCGAGTTCGACGGCACGTCCCTCACCACCGCTCGGACCCGCGTGCTCTGGGAACTCGCGCACTCCGGGCCCTCGACCCAGCAGGCGCTGGCCGGGCGGCTCGACGTGAGCCCGCGCAACATCACCGGACTCGTCGACGCCCTCGAGGAGACCGGCTACGTCGAACGCGCTCCCCACCCCGCGGATCGGCGGGCGGTGCTCGTCACGCTCACGCCGTCGGCGGCCGAGCTCATGCGCGAGATGCAGCGCGACCACGAGGAGCTCGGCGCCACGCTGCTCGCGGCGGTGGCACCGGACGACCGTGACGCGCTCGTCCGCGGGATCGAGGCGATCACGGCTCGCCTGCGCGACCTCGTCGCCGCCGCCGAGGCCGGGCGCGCGACCGGCGGGACGGGGGGTCCGCGGTGA
- the lepB gene encoding signal peptidase I — protein MPGLAGVIWIVVVIGAAVLVHRYVVFPTVVRSESMRPSLEPGDVLLAGRVRSRTRLRRGEILVYRDAQTSERRIRRMIGLPGDRVQIADDGVVSVNGDAVFEPYARRSGGFRGSFRVPADRFFVLSDQRGGPHDTRTWRESFVPVGEVVGVARVRLLPWPIVATGVLAR, from the coding sequence GTGCCCGGACTGGCCGGCGTGATCTGGATCGTCGTCGTGATCGGGGCCGCCGTGCTCGTGCACCGATACGTCGTGTTCCCGACCGTGGTGCGCTCGGAGTCGATGCGACCGTCGCTCGAGCCCGGTGACGTGCTGCTCGCCGGGCGGGTGCGGTCGCGCACGCGGCTGCGCCGCGGCGAGATCCTGGTCTACCGCGATGCCCAGACGTCCGAGCGACGCATCCGCCGGATGATCGGCCTGCCGGGCGACCGGGTGCAGATCGCCGACGACGGGGTGGTGAGCGTCAACGGCGACGCCGTGTTCGAGCCGTACGCGCGACGGTCGGGCGGTTTCCGCGGCTCGTTCCGTGTTCCGGCCGACCGGTTCTTCGTGCTCAGCGACCAGCGCGGCGGCCCGCACGACACGCGCACCTGGCGCGAGTCGTTCGTGCCCGTCGGCGAGGTCGTCGGGGTGGCCCGGGTGCGGCTGCTCCCGTGGCCCATCGTCGCGACGGGCGTGCTCGCCCGATGA
- a CDS encoding DUF6448 family protein: protein MGLLFRLAAAAAASVALALAVPREVRAHCDTMDGPTVADGRRALDTGDVNHALKWVDEHHEAELAGAFDLARRVRGLGEDARELADRFFLETLVRLHRAGEGEPYTGVKPSGFPIDERAAAADRCIAAGTLDQLEPLVPDERLPELRERFSRVLATRDFDVADLAAARAHIAAYVGFVHLAEGEERGHGAPLAGPGHPHGALHGHE, encoded by the coding sequence ATGGGCCTGTTGTTCCGGCTTGCTGCGGCCGCCGCGGCATCCGTCGCCCTCGCCCTGGCCGTGCCTCGCGAGGTCCGTGCGCACTGCGACACCATGGACGGCCCGACCGTCGCCGACGGTCGACGCGCCCTCGACACCGGCGACGTCAACCACGCGCTGAAGTGGGTCGACGAGCATCACGAGGCGGAGCTCGCGGGCGCGTTCGACCTCGCGCGGCGCGTACGCGGGCTCGGCGAGGACGCGCGCGAGCTCGCCGACCGATTCTTCCTCGAGACGCTCGTGCGGTTGCACCGCGCCGGCGAGGGCGAGCCGTACACGGGCGTCAAGCCGTCCGGGTTCCCGATCGACGAGCGGGCCGCCGCTGCGGACCGCTGCATCGCCGCCGGCACGCTCGACCAGCTCGAGCCGCTCGTACCGGACGAGCGGCTGCCCGAGCTCCGGGAGCGGTTCTCCCGCGTGCTCGCCACCAGGGACTTCGACGTCGCCGACCTCGCCGCCGCGCGGGCCCACATCGCCGCGTACGTCGGCTTCGTCCACCTCGCGGAGGGCGAGGAGCGCGGCCACGGCGCACCGCTCGCCGGACCGGGCCATCCGCATGGCGCACTTCACGGGCACGAGTGA